From Verrucomicrobia bacterium S94, the proteins below share one genomic window:
- a CDS encoding arylsulfatase, whose amino-acid sequence MKSELRIESCSRRAVGCTSKRFGHYFKRSCVLWLSWLGFFVSSSFGVNAKPNILIILTDDMGYSDLGCYGGEIETPALDLLAAEGLRFSEFYNCSRCWVSRSALMSGCYIEWFRGPKNVTIAQLLKTAGYETGMVGKWHASDKSEGPGGPNAPFQRGFDDFFGTLSGAGSYYDPHTLTRNDQAITAGEDFYYTDRIGEEAVRQIEKFAVTDCPFFQYIAFTAPHWPMHAPEAVVQKYINRYNDGWEVLRNERYARMLQMGIIDAERYPLPPMEPEVPKWEEVEHKEWYARQMAIYAAMVDIMDRNVGRIVDALKRTDQFENTLIVFLNDNGACAEIPKSGGSSSYILAKAEARGETLAEGEDFRAKMGSPLTFSAVGPYWANAQNTPMRRYKKNVHNGGVLTPAIMHWPAGLKVQAGSISRQRGHVVDMMATCLELAGVDYPKTFNGTKLMQPDSKSLVPVLNGEPVPRDHTYFFRHAGTAAVVKGDYKLVKDKGGKWELYDLTKNRTETDDIAGQHPERVAELSRLWNNKWGKK is encoded by the coding sequence ATGAAGAGTGAGTTGAGGATCGAAAGTTGTAGTCGTAGAGCTGTAGGTTGCACATCGAAACGTTTCGGGCACTATTTTAAGCGTTCGTGTGTTTTGTGGCTGTCGTGGCTCGGTTTTTTTGTTTCCAGTTCTTTTGGTGTAAATGCGAAGCCGAATATTCTTATCATTTTAACGGATGACATGGGGTATTCGGATTTGGGTTGTTATGGCGGAGAAATAGAAACGCCTGCGCTGGATTTGCTGGCTGCTGAGGGATTGCGTTTTTCGGAGTTTTACAACTGTTCCCGTTGTTGGGTTTCCCGTTCAGCGTTAATGAGCGGATGCTATATCGAATGGTTTCGAGGTCCGAAAAACGTAACGATTGCACAGCTGCTGAAAACAGCGGGTTATGAAACCGGCATGGTCGGAAAATGGCATGCGTCTGATAAATCGGAAGGGCCGGGCGGTCCGAATGCACCTTTCCAACGTGGGTTTGACGACTTTTTCGGAACGCTGTCGGGGGCGGGTTCGTATTATGACCCTCATACATTAACCCGTAACGATCAGGCAATCACAGCCGGAGAAGACTTCTATTATACGGATCGTATCGGCGAAGAGGCGGTACGTCAGATTGAAAAGTTTGCTGTAACAGATTGCCCGTTCTTTCAGTATATTGCATTCACCGCACCGCACTGGCCGATGCATGCGCCGGAGGCTGTTGTTCAGAAATATATCAACCGATATAACGACGGCTGGGAGGTGCTGCGTAACGAACGGTATGCGCGCATGCTGCAGATGGGCATCATCGATGCCGAACGCTACCCGCTCCCGCCGATGGAACCCGAGGTTCCGAAATGGGAGGAGGTAGAACATAAAGAATGGTATGCGCGCCAGATGGCCATTTATGCGGCCATGGTCGATATCATGGACCGGAACGTCGGGCGTATAGTGGACGCGCTGAAGCGTACCGATCAGTTTGAGAATACGTTGATTGTATTTTTGAATGATAACGGGGCCTGTGCTGAGATTCCAAAATCGGGCGGTTCCTCCTCTTATATTCTGGCGAAAGCCGAAGCGCGTGGAGAAACCCTGGCTGAGGGGGAAGATTTCAGGGCAAAAATGGGCAGCCCGTTAACCTTCAGTGCGGTGGGCCCCTATTGGGCCAACGCGCAGAATACGCCGATGCGCCGCTACAAAAAGAATGTTCATAATGGCGGCGTGTTGACGCCGGCCATCATGCACTGGCCGGCCGGACTGAAAGTTCAAGCCGGTTCCATTAGCAGGCAGCGTGGTCATGTGGTTGATATGATGGCGACCTGTCTGGAACTCGCCGGAGTTGATTATCCGAAAACATTCAACGGAACGAAGCTTATGCAGCCTGACAGCAAGTCGCTGGTTCCGGTTCTGAACGGGGAACCGGTGCCGCGTGATCATACCTACTTCTTCCGGCATGCCGGAACAGCAGCTGTTGTTAAGGGCGATTATAAACTCGTAAAGGACAAGGGTGGGAAATGGGAACTCTATGATTTGACGAAAAACCGAACCGAAACAGACGACATTGCCGGACAGCATCCGGAACGCGTTGCGGAACTTTCCAGGCTTTGGAACAACAAGTGGGGGAAGAAGTGA
- a CDS encoding arylsulfatase, whose amino-acid sequence MKISIHKKGFVALCIGLALGAAGVPKNFIIILADDQGYEDLSCFGSKRIRSPNIDQLAREGMRMTQFYTASSVCTPSRAGLLTGRVPKRAGAPRVLSPYRGSEGMPPSEITLAELLKENGYVTGIVGKWHLGHMQKYLPLNQGFDSFFGLPYSNDMTISAELKMTSDIKLNNGYTPEMLQEDLEQYLKNYQKMKGTMPLMRGNEVVEYPVDQTTLTRRYTEEAVAFIHENKDKPFFLYLAHSMPHRPQYSSERFQGSGPDKYSDCIHEIDWSVGEVVRALRETGLDHSTWVIYTSDNGPAGQGGPEAGSAGPLRGKKFLTFEGGLRVPTVIWAPGEVPAGAVCDEMVSTLDLFPTIAGYAGAALPEDRIYDGYDVRGLLSGKTAESPRNEIYYYEANLPDMDGIRVGDWKFLYKGDRDLSKFRKNVKPRQFKPMLFNLKDDPFETHNLYSRYPEKVEVLKRRMVQFDATIK is encoded by the coding sequence ATGAAAATTTCAATACACAAAAAAGGGTTTGTTGCTTTATGTATCGGTCTTGCACTGGGCGCTGCTGGGGTGCCGAAAAATTTCATCATCATTCTGGCGGATGATCAGGGGTATGAAGATCTGAGCTGTTTCGGATCAAAACGGATCAGGTCGCCGAATATTGATCAGCTGGCCCGCGAAGGGATGCGGATGACGCAGTTTTATACGGCGTCGTCGGTCTGCACGCCGTCACGGGCCGGACTGCTGACCGGGCGGGTTCCGAAACGGGCCGGAGCACCGCGGGTTCTGTCGCCGTACCGTGGTTCGGAAGGGATGCCGCCTTCGGAGATTACGCTGGCGGAGCTGCTGAAAGAAAACGGATATGTTACCGGAATTGTCGGGAAATGGCATTTGGGGCATATGCAGAAGTATCTGCCGTTGAATCAGGGCTTCGATTCTTTTTTCGGACTTCCATACAGCAACGATATGACCATTTCGGCAGAGCTGAAGATGACCTCTGATATTAAGCTGAATAACGGGTATACGCCGGAGATGCTTCAGGAGGATCTGGAACAATACCTTAAAAACTATCAGAAAATGAAAGGCACCATGCCGTTGATGCGGGGCAATGAAGTGGTCGAATATCCCGTTGATCAGACCACGCTTACGCGGCGTTATACCGAAGAGGCCGTCGCATTTATTCATGAGAATAAGGATAAACCGTTTTTTCTCTATCTGGCGCATTCTATGCCGCACCGGCCGCAGTATTCATCCGAGCGCTTTCAGGGATCGGGGCCGGATAAATACAGCGACTGTATTCATGAAATTGACTGGAGTGTAGGGGAAGTGGTTCGGGCCTTGAGAGAAACGGGGCTGGATCATAGTACATGGGTCATCTATACCTCGGATAACGGGCCGGCAGGTCAGGGTGGCCCGGAGGCCGGTTCCGCAGGGCCGCTACGGGGAAAAAAATTTCTGACGTTTGAAGGCGGACTACGGGTGCCGACCGTCATCTGGGCTCCCGGAGAGGTTCCGGCCGGCGCGGTGTGTGATGAAATGGTATCGACGCTGGATCTTTTTCCGACCATTGCCGGGTATGCCGGGGCGGCTCTGCCGGAAGACCGCATTTATGATGGATATGATGTTCGAGGACTGCTTTCGGGGAAAACCGCCGAATCCCCGCGTAATGAAATTTATTATTATGAAGCCAATCTGCCGGATATGGACGGAATCCGGGTGGGCGACTGGAAGTTTCTTTATAAAGGCGATCGGGATCTTTCGAAATTCAGAAAAAATGTAAAACCACGCCAGTTTAAACCGATGCTCTTTAACCTGAAGGATGACCCCTTTGAAACGCATAATCTCTACAGCAGATATCCGGAAAAGGTCGAGGTGCTGAAAAGGAGAATGGTGCAGTTTGATGCAACCATCAAATAG
- a CDS encoding SGNH/GDSL hydrolase family protein encodes MQRSIVFVLLLLACRSVPAETAESAWKNLVGEKMGRRTEFSYVENTPQLPNVLIYGGSVSIGYTTDVRNLLTGKANVYRIYCNGGDSGSFIPKMQKMESVMQNPELDDPWNFAWNVIHFNVGLHDLKYIKNGKLDRDNGTQVSSVNEYKKNLRAMIGYLQETAPDAKLIFATTTPVPEGADGRFSGDAVKYNAAAMEVLKEFPEVAVNDLYRFTTPHQTEWWRGPGNVHYGTEGRAAQAREVSRSIFRYL; translated from the coding sequence ATGCAAAGAAGCATAGTGTTTGTTTTGCTGTTACTGGCGTGCCGGTCTGTCCCGGCGGAAACTGCGGAATCCGCATGGAAAAATCTTGTTGGAGAAAAGATGGGCAGGCGCACCGAATTTTCCTATGTGGAGAATACTCCGCAGCTGCCTAATGTGCTGATCTATGGAGGTTCGGTTTCTATCGGTTATACAACGGATGTGCGAAACCTTCTTACCGGAAAAGCCAACGTCTACCGTATCTATTGCAACGGCGGGGATTCAGGATCTTTTATTCCGAAAATGCAGAAAATGGAGTCCGTCATGCAGAATCCGGAGCTGGATGATCCATGGAATTTTGCGTGGAATGTCATCCATTTCAACGTCGGCCTGCATGATCTGAAGTATATTAAAAACGGAAAGCTCGACCGCGATAACGGAACACAGGTTTCTTCTGTCAACGAGTATAAAAAGAATCTTCGCGCAATGATTGGATATCTGCAGGAGACAGCACCGGATGCCAAACTTATTTTTGCCACAACCACACCGGTGCCGGAAGGTGCGGACGGTCGATTTTCCGGTGATGCTGTGAAATACAATGCAGCCGCAATGGAGGTGCTGAAGGAATTTCCGGAAGTTGCGGTCAATGATCTCTATCGTTTCACCACTCCGCATCAGACGGAATGGTGGCGGGGTCCGGGGAATGTTCACTACGGGACCGAAGGGCGTGCGGCTCAGGCCCGTGAAGTGAGCCGCAGTATTTTCCGGTATCTGTGA
- a CDS encoding glycoside hydrolase family 2 protein — protein sequence MKKMLLISSLVGALSFSGRAEQPVYSTAGFYAVEGSPRTVENFNPGWRFHKGDVEGAEAIDFDDREWEAANLPHGLEITGENASGGRNYQGIAWYRKRFSVHRSSEYGRVYLYFEAVMGEAQVWVNGRHVAEHFGGYLPFAIDITDVVKPSGNVVAVMADNSDSTLYPPGKKQSGLDFSYHGGIYRDTYLIQTSPLHVTLRELSDTVAGGGVFPATLEVNGNRAKVEIRTEVANESTQPLEAVVCSILEDAEGKHVAKLKQTVKLVGGETRQLAGQLDLNDVKLWHPDDPNLHFVRTEIRVGGKLADSLKTRFGIRTFDMKSDGFYVNGKPFGRKIVGANRHQDYNYVGNALPNSGQWRDALLLRRGGCTVIRAAHYPMDPAFYDACDYYGILTTTANPGWHFFNFKQKIFEERLFDDTRQLVRRDRNVASMLLWETCINEFPQQPDYAMKTMHEITHAEYPFPSVFTVADHHEAEKGGFDFHYNCDGKDHPSFHREYGDGGEVDNWYSQNARQRIKREWGERALLQQSRIQEVSLAHTFGSLPAKIGGTVWAGIDHQRGYHPDPFRGGHLDGFRIPRYTHYLYMSQYDPDYEIPHLGKQPMVQIAHEHTQVSGPDVVIYSNCEEVRLTVCGEDKGTRKPERKGSLANLPHPPFVFEKAYDWQVVKKHRDGASKFKDVDMVAEGLINGKVVARDVVPYAQRTTGIELSLDGVGVDLTADGSDFIPVRATVVDQYGTPKVLASEYIHFVVEGEGEIIGDASTYANPKKTEFGVATALIRATTEPGRITVKAYSKGLEPAELTIESKPALLPAAYDAAYAAASKKPAVNGAVIISSAASDLPADVQELQKRVRKLELEAVGKDQTIMELQSQLGRQGE from the coding sequence ATGAAGAAGATGCTATTGATTTCGAGTCTGGTCGGTGCGTTGAGTTTTTCGGGTCGGGCGGAACAGCCGGTTTATTCAACCGCAGGATTCTATGCGGTAGAGGGCAGTCCGCGTACGGTGGAGAATTTTAACCCGGGCTGGCGTTTTCACAAAGGGGATGTGGAAGGGGCCGAGGCGATTGATTTTGATGATCGGGAATGGGAGGCTGCAAACCTTCCGCACGGTCTGGAAATTACCGGCGAGAATGCCAGCGGCGGGCGGAATTATCAGGGGATTGCGTGGTACCGCAAAAGGTTCAGTGTTCATCGGTCGTCTGAATACGGGAGAGTCTATCTCTACTTTGAAGCGGTGATGGGGGAGGCGCAGGTGTGGGTGAACGGCCGGCATGTGGCGGAACATTTCGGAGGCTACCTTCCTTTTGCCATCGATATTACAGATGTCGTGAAACCGTCGGGAAATGTGGTGGCAGTGATGGCGGATAATTCGGACAGCACGCTTTATCCGCCGGGTAAGAAGCAGAGCGGTCTGGATTTTTCGTATCACGGCGGCATTTATCGCGACACCTATCTGATTCAGACCAGCCCCCTGCATGTGACACTGCGCGAGCTGAGCGATACGGTAGCCGGCGGCGGAGTTTTTCCGGCTACGCTGGAAGTGAATGGAAACCGTGCGAAGGTTGAGATTCGGACCGAGGTTGCGAATGAAAGCACTCAGCCGCTGGAAGCTGTGGTGTGCAGTATTCTGGAGGATGCGGAGGGAAAGCATGTTGCGAAGTTAAAGCAGACGGTTAAACTGGTCGGTGGTGAAACCCGGCAGCTGGCCGGGCAGCTTGACCTGAATGACGTGAAACTGTGGCACCCGGATGATCCCAATCTGCATTTTGTCCGCACGGAAATCCGGGTTGGCGGGAAGCTGGCCGACAGTCTGAAAACGCGCTTCGGTATCCGTACGTTTGACATGAAATCCGATGGATTCTATGTGAACGGAAAACCGTTCGGCCGCAAGATTGTCGGAGCAAACCGGCATCAGGATTATAATTATGTGGGTAATGCGCTGCCCAATTCCGGGCAGTGGCGCGATGCGCTGCTGCTGCGGCGAGGGGGCTGTACGGTCATTCGTGCGGCGCATTATCCGATGGATCCGGCCTTTTATGATGCGTGCGATTATTACGGCATTCTGACCACGACCGCGAATCCGGGGTGGCACTTTTTTAATTTTAAGCAGAAAATCTTTGAAGAGCGGCTGTTTGATGATACGCGACAGCTGGTTCGGCGCGACCGGAACGTAGCTTCGATGCTGTTGTGGGAAACGTGCATCAATGAGTTTCCGCAGCAACCGGACTATGCGATGAAAACGATGCATGAAATTACACATGCGGAATATCCGTTCCCGAGTGTGTTCACGGTGGCGGATCATCATGAGGCGGAAAAGGGCGGTTTTGACTTTCACTATAACTGCGATGGAAAAGACCATCCTTCTTTTCACCGTGAATACGGAGACGGCGGTGAGGTGGACAACTGGTATTCGCAGAATGCCCGTCAGCGGATAAAACGCGAATGGGGAGAACGTGCGCTGCTGCAGCAGTCGCGCATTCAGGAGGTTTCGCTGGCGCATACCTTCGGTTCTCTTCCGGCCAAGATCGGGGGAACGGTGTGGGCGGGGATCGATCATCAGCGCGGTTATCATCCCGATCCGTTTCGCGGCGGGCATCTTGATGGATTCCGTATTCCGCGCTATACCCACTATCTTTATATGAGCCAGTATGATCCGGATTATGAAATTCCGCATCTTGGCAAACAGCCGATGGTTCAGATTGCGCATGAACACACCCAGGTGTCCGGTCCTGATGTGGTGATATACAGCAACTGTGAGGAAGTTCGTCTGACGGTTTGCGGTGAAGATAAGGGAACGCGGAAGCCGGAGCGTAAGGGCAGTCTGGCTAATCTGCCGCATCCGCCGTTTGTTTTCGAGAAGGCCTATGACTGGCAGGTGGTTAAAAAACATCGTGACGGCGCATCGAAATTTAAGGATGTGGACATGGTAGCCGAAGGCTTGATCAACGGTAAAGTGGTTGCCCGGGATGTTGTTCCCTATGCGCAGCGCACAACCGGCATTGAGCTCAGTCTGGATGGCGTTGGAGTCGATCTGACCGCCGACGGTTCCGATTTTATACCGGTTCGTGCCACCGTGGTTGATCAGTACGGAACCCCGAAAGTACTGGCCTCGGAGTACATTCATTTTGTGGTGGAAGGCGAGGGAGAGATTATCGGTGATGCCTCCACGTATGCCAATCCGAAGAAGACTGAGTTCGGTGTGGCGACAGCACTTATCCGGGCAACAACGGAACCGGGCAGGATTACGGTGAAAGCCTATTCCAAAGGATTGGAGCCGGCGGAACTGACGATAGAATCAAAGCCTGCTTTATTGCCCGCGGCCTATGATGCCGCCTATGCCGCAGCTTCAAAAAAACCGGCTGTGAATGGCGCTGTGATTATTTCGTCGGCGGCATCGGATTTGCCTGCGGATGTGCAGGAGCTGCAGAAACGGGTGCGGAAACTGGAGCTTGAGGCGGTCGGTAAAGATCAGACCATCATGGAACTGCAGAGCCAGCTCGGCCGTCAGGGTGAGTAG
- a CDS encoding SGNH/GDSL hydrolase family protein codes for MFQKLISASLVVMFGVSQLMAETRYGYDPLKTEELRVRDGLPNFFRKLKAGENVKVGYIGGSITNGGMWRNKLLDWLKAEYPKANISQVNAAMGGTGPDFGACRIREHLLVHNPDIVFIEFRVNNGGAYQGRALEGMIPQIWRNNPNTEICIVYTIAKGMIAEIQEGRQTKAGKFMEPVANHYGITSIEFGLEVVEQLNEGTLIFQGKKPEAGKILFSKDGTHPIEAGHDIYRDVLIRSLKKIENHGITGPNIIPAPLNEKPFSNAYMLPITAAEFSGTWKSVDLSEYVDIHADLTDKNDGVRPQFGAAVETDRIGDSFSLEWNGFMLGFSAVLQGKGEVVLEVITDDGPAVRVDLASRTGREQSKYTFMKEIEPGAHRSTVSVIRLAEGKSCRLGQVLIASDSDAGH; via the coding sequence ATGTTTCAGAAATTGATATCAGCCAGTCTGGTGGTGATGTTCGGAGTGAGTCAACTCATGGCGGAAACACGTTATGGTTATGATCCGTTAAAAACAGAAGAACTTCGCGTACGGGACGGCCTTCCCAACTTTTTCAGAAAACTGAAAGCCGGGGAGAATGTGAAGGTCGGGTATATCGGCGGAAGTATCACGAACGGTGGAATGTGGAGAAATAAGCTGCTGGACTGGCTGAAGGCGGAATATCCGAAGGCAAATATCAGTCAGGTGAATGCGGCGATGGGTGGTACCGGGCCGGATTTCGGGGCGTGCCGCATTCGGGAACATCTGCTGGTTCACAACCCGGACATCGTTTTCATTGAGTTTCGGGTCAACAACGGCGGAGCTTATCAGGGCCGGGCGTTGGAAGGCATGATTCCGCAGATCTGGCGAAACAATCCGAATACGGAAATCTGTATCGTATACACCATTGCAAAAGGCATGATTGCGGAGATTCAGGAAGGAAGGCAGACCAAGGCCGGGAAGTTTATGGAGCCGGTCGCCAACCATTATGGAATCACCTCCATCGAGTTCGGTCTCGAAGTCGTTGAGCAGCTCAACGAAGGAACGCTTATTTTTCAGGGCAAAAAACCGGAAGCGGGTAAAATCCTCTTTTCCAAAGACGGAACGCATCCGATTGAAGCCGGGCACGACATCTATCGCGATGTGCTCATCCGTTCTTTAAAGAAGATCGAAAATCACGGAATTACCGGTCCCAATATCATTCCCGCCCCATTGAATGAAAAACCATTTTCAAATGCGTACATGCTGCCGATAACAGCTGCTGAATTCAGCGGAACGTGGAAGTCGGTGGACCTGAGTGAGTACGTGGATATCCATGCGGATCTGACCGATAAAAACGATGGTGTGAGGCCCCAGTTTGGAGCCGCGGTTGAAACCGATCGGATCGGGGATTCGTTCTCGTTGGAATGGAACGGGTTCATGCTGGGTTTTTCGGCTGTGCTGCAGGGTAAAGGCGAGGTGGTGCTGGAAGTGATCACCGATGACGGTCCCGCCGTACGCGTTGATCTGGCTTCCCGTACAGGGCGCGAACAGTCAAAATATACGTTTATGAAAGAGATTGAACCGGGGGCGCACCGCTCAACGGTAAGCGTGATTCGACTAGCCGAAGGAAAATCCTGCCGGCTTGGACAGGTCTTAATTGCATCAGATTCGGATGCCGGACATTAA
- a CDS encoding DUF229 domain-containing protein translates to MNRRDFTRFAAVGTTAVAGGVLAEKSRQPNILWIITDEHNFRTLGCYRKLLDEKRARPWGETVVETPNIDWLADNGAVFTQMYSSSPVCSPCRSSMFTGQYPQTVNMPRNDMVMDERYPTIASVLSEAGYHTGYSGKWHLSGEAKPGWEPKPCYGFQDNRYMFNRGHWKKMGFEKSGVPCVAARDAKGRPSYQVDGADEKSFTTDWLADRTIEFIEEHKTSPFYYVCSIPDPHGPNSVREPYSSMYKDVEFEIPESFYYEIRKDDPKWRAADPTIKGEQTLREIYPQYYGMVKCIDDNVGRIVNKLKAEGLLENTIILFASDHGDLMGEHHRLNKGVPYEGSAKIPFVLYYPKAVPAGTRVTKAANATDWMETFLSLAGVKNRPKTAGRDLTPLIHNDHPKNWDDITFSRMGGWIAAFDSRYKLILDNTNAGPWLMDNVEDPEERYNLYGDPAYKAVIRHLAQKLKGYVEAHNEPLGKNDKVMKKLNAALSYR, encoded by the coding sequence ATGAATAGGCGTGATTTTACTCGATTTGCCGCTGTTGGAACAACGGCAGTTGCCGGAGGAGTGCTGGCAGAAAAATCCCGGCAGCCCAATATTCTCTGGATTATTACAGATGAACATAATTTCCGAACGTTGGGCTGTTATCGGAAACTGCTGGATGAAAAACGTGCCCGGCCGTGGGGTGAGACGGTTGTCGAAACGCCGAACATTGACTGGCTGGCGGATAACGGGGCCGTTTTTACGCAGATGTATTCCAGTTCGCCGGTCTGTTCGCCCTGCCGTTCCTCCATGTTTACGGGACAGTATCCTCAGACAGTGAATATGCCGCGAAATGATATGGTGATGGATGAGCGTTATCCAACCATCGCCTCGGTTCTCAGCGAGGCCGGTTACCATACGGGATACAGCGGCAAATGGCATCTGAGCGGGGAGGCTAAACCGGGATGGGAGCCGAAACCCTGCTACGGTTTTCAGGATAACCGGTATATGTTCAATCGCGGACACTGGAAAAAAATGGGCTTTGAAAAATCCGGTGTGCCGTGTGTTGCTGCGAGAGATGCTAAAGGACGTCCGTCATATCAGGTGGATGGGGCCGATGAAAAATCATTTACCACGGACTGGCTGGCGGATCGGACAATTGAATTTATCGAAGAACATAAAACGAGTCCGTTCTATTATGTGTGCAGTATTCCGGATCCGCATGGACCGAACTCGGTTCGCGAGCCGTATAGTTCCATGTACAAGGATGTGGAGTTCGAAATTCCCGAATCGTTCTACTATGAAATCAGAAAAGACGATCCCAAATGGCGTGCGGCTGATCCTACGATCAAAGGGGAGCAAACGCTGCGGGAAATCTATCCGCAGTACTACGGCATGGTGAAGTGTATTGATGACAACGTAGGACGGATTGTTAATAAGCTGAAGGCGGAAGGGCTGCTGGAAAATACCATCATTCTTTTTGCATCTGATCATGGGGATCTGATGGGAGAGCATCATCGTCTCAACAAGGGAGTGCCCTATGAGGGATCGGCCAAAATTCCGTTTGTGCTGTATTATCCCAAAGCGGTTCCGGCCGGAACCCGGGTCACCAAGGCGGCCAATGCCACGGACTGGATGGAAACGTTTCTGAGTCTGGCGGGAGTGAAGAATCGGCCGAAAACGGCTGGAAGAGATTTAACGCCGTTAATTCATAATGATCATCCGAAGAACTGGGATGACATTACCTTCAGCCGTATGGGCGGATGGATTGCGGCCTTTGATTCCCGTTATAAACTGATTCTGGATAATACCAATGCGGGACCGTGGCTGATGGACAATGTCGAGGATCCCGAAGAACGGTACAATCTGTATGGCGATCCTGCGTACAAAGCGGTTATCCGTCATCTTGCTCAAAAACTGAAGGGATATGTTGAAGCGCATAATGAGCCGCTGGGGAAAAACGATAAGGTTATGAAAAAACTGAACGCCGCTCTTTCTTATCGCTGA
- a CDS encoding sulfatase, producing MKKVILLLTFCIFAGLNPAVGNPKPAAQKPNIIIYFADDISAREFPVYGSSVWSSPKAKNTSDPKYRAQTPVLERLAEEGVTVKTAWGATICSPSRAMMMTGRYAHLHKWWHNGDFGRWINPDTNRKEVIPLYITCPIMMGDLARQAGYGTYWAGKTQIVGDYERYGFDEGCFTPGRWEDLDNPYADFKLVFKKGPDGRDLMKNGRKRIWNLDDGKEYPGYKQHSWNFFPHVRVMYHPDSDKKLDWWPVTPEQQKRFGLHTYGADVELEHIFNFMDRQHAQNKPFLIYHTSHLGHDAFDFLHPESGNKWPGTPIAKWDGSKYHRVKTRITGDRGVYDTHGTVSEPGIHSHINYIDYQIWQYLEKLSELGIENNTVLIITADNGTSQYGKGYEDRQKGTHVPFIVYAPGFNFTKQGMQDILVNLADVYPTVADLVGTEIPEDYEVNGKSLWPYLTTDAEDHREWIYSYKKDKQFIRGHHVMRDGNGVWWDVSSDPADLISFTEITDWEMVPKEYREERDRLIEAMKPFDLYDTAHDYPGYTN from the coding sequence ATGAAAAAAGTAATTCTCCTGTTAACATTCTGTATATTTGCGGGATTGAACCCGGCTGTCGGCAATCCGAAACCGGCGGCGCAGAAACCCAATATTATCATCTATTTTGCCGATGACATCAGTGCCCGGGAGTTTCCGGTCTATGGCTCTTCCGTCTGGAGCAGTCCGAAAGCGAAGAATACATCGGATCCGAAATACCGCGCCCAGACGCCGGTTCTGGAGCGTCTCGCAGAGGAGGGGGTTACGGTTAAAACCGCCTGGGGCGCCACGATCTGTTCGCCCAGCAGAGCCATGATGATGACCGGCCGGTATGCGCATCTGCACAAGTGGTGGCATAACGGGGATTTCGGTCGCTGGATCAATCCGGATACCAACAGAAAAGAGGTTATTCCGCTCTATATCACCTGCCCGATCATGATGGGCGATCTGGCCCGGCAGGCGGGGTATGGAACATACTGGGCCGGCAAAACCCAGATCGTTGGTGATTATGAACGGTATGGGTTTGATGAAGGCTGTTTTACGCCCGGCCGATGGGAGGATCTGGATAATCCCTATGCCGATTTTAAACTGGTTTTTAAGAAAGGTCCCGATGGCCGCGATCTGATGAAAAACGGACGGAAACGTATCTGGAATCTGGATGACGGAAAAGAATATCCCGGCTACAAGCAGCACAGCTGGAATTTCTTTCCGCATGTGCGTGTAATGTATCATCCGGATTCCGACAAAAAGCTGGACTGGTGGCCGGTTACGCCGGAACAGCAGAAACGCTTTGGCCTGCATACCTATGGAGCGGATGTGGAACTGGAACACATTTTTAATTTCATGGATCGCCAGCATGCCCAGAATAAACCGTTTCTGATCTATCATACCTCTCATCTGGGGCACGATGCATTTGACTTTCTCCATCCGGAATCCGGTAACAAATGGCCGGGTACGCCGATTGCAAAATGGGATGGGTCGAAATATCACCGGGTCAAAACCCGCATTACCGGTGACCGGGGCGTATATGATACCCATGGCACCGTGAGCGAACCCGGAATTCATTCGCACATTAACTACATTGACTATCAGATCTGGCAGTATCTCGAAAAACTCAGTGAATTGGGTATCGAAAACAATACTGTGCTGATTATTACAGCGGATAACGGAACCAGCCAGTACGGTAAGGGATATGAAGACCGCCAGAAGGGCACCCACGTTCCGTTTATCGTATATGCTCCCGGCTTTAATTTTACCAAGCAGGGCATGCAGGATATTCTGGTTAACCTGGCCGATGTCTATCCCACGGTTGCGGATCTTGTCGGTACGGAAATTCCGGAAGATTACGAGGTGAATGGAAAAAGTCTCTGGCCCTATCTTACCACCGATGCCGAAGATCACCGCGAATGGATTTATTCCTATAAAAAAGATAAGCAGTTTATTCGGGGGCATCACGTGATGCGCGATGGAAATGGAGTCTGGTGGGATGTTTCATCCGACCCGGCAGATCTCATCAGTTTTACGGAGATTACCGACTGGGAAATGGTGCCGAAAGAATACCGCGAAGAGCGCGACCGGCTTATCGAAGCTATGAAGCCGTTTGATCTTTACGATACAGCGCACGATTATCCCGGATATACAAACTGA